A single window of Jiangella alkaliphila DNA harbors:
- a CDS encoding DUF3500 domain-containing protein has translation MSDPMTAAATTFLAALDPDQLDRAHAPFDAPDRRMFTYLPRSRPGVAMGELSGPQRSAALQLLATGLSAAGFVDARTIMDLETVLGAVERTAGVPTWERRQPGLYWVRVYGTPGAATWGWRVGGHHLAVTVTVAGGRVVGTPQFFGANPATIPDGFPGAGRRTLGTEHDLGRALVTALPPAERAVAVTSPEAPSDILTRDDPVADAGRIAPGLAYGDMPPAGRELLEHLIHQYLGRVTPAAAEPAWGDLAAAGLERVTFRWAGPVEPGHGHYYAVLGPTFLLEYDNTQHDANHIHSVWRDLRHDWGDDLLAAHHAAHHA, from the coding sequence ATGAGCGACCCGATGACCGCCGCGGCGACGACGTTCCTGGCCGCGCTCGACCCTGACCAGCTGGACCGGGCCCACGCGCCGTTCGACGCACCCGACCGGCGCATGTTCACCTACCTGCCGCGGTCCCGGCCCGGGGTGGCGATGGGCGAGCTGTCCGGACCGCAACGGTCGGCGGCATTGCAGCTGCTGGCCACCGGGCTGTCCGCCGCCGGGTTCGTCGATGCGCGGACGATCATGGACCTCGAGACGGTGCTCGGCGCGGTCGAACGGACGGCCGGGGTGCCGACGTGGGAACGGCGCCAGCCCGGGCTGTACTGGGTCCGGGTGTACGGGACGCCGGGCGCGGCGACGTGGGGGTGGCGGGTGGGCGGGCACCACCTGGCCGTGACGGTGACCGTCGCCGGCGGGCGCGTGGTGGGGACGCCGCAGTTCTTCGGCGCCAACCCGGCCACGATCCCGGACGGCTTCCCGGGCGCGGGACGGCGCACGCTCGGCACCGAGCACGACCTCGGCCGGGCCCTGGTCACGGCGCTGCCGCCCGCCGAGCGCGCCGTCGCCGTCACGTCACCCGAGGCCCCGAGCGACATCCTGACCCGCGACGACCCCGTCGCCGACGCGGGCCGCATCGCGCCCGGGCTGGCCTACGGCGACATGCCGCCGGCCGGGCGCGAGCTGCTGGAACACCTGATCCACCAGTACCTCGGCCGGGTGACGCCGGCCGCCGCGGAGCCGGCCTGGGGCGACCTCGCCGCCGCCGGGCTGGAGCGCGTCACGTTCCGCTGGGCCGGCCCGGTCGAGCCCGGCCACGGCCACTACTACGCCGTCCTGGGCCCGACCTTCCTGCTCGAGTACGACAACACCCAGCACGACGCGAACCACATCCACTCGGTCTGGCGCGACCTGCGCCACGACTGGGGCGACGACCTGCTGGCCGCCCACCACGCGGCGCACCACGCCTAG
- a CDS encoding ABC transporter permease, translating to MALLRFTSLRVLRGLLTLWFAVSVTFFLVRLLPGDPALAIASPTMSEDQRQQILTDFGLDRPLAVQYVTYLGELLQGNLGVSFRQSVPVADVLLERLPWTLILTGSALVVTLLIGLPLGVLAATHPGGALDRAIQIGGVVGQSLFVPTVGIFLLYTFGLWLGWFPIGGAIDDDVYGLEAYASMLRHLVLPCLSLVVLQIGAYVLTLRTNLIDALGEEYCTVARAKGAPERRVVWKHALRNALLPTTTLVGLQLGFLVGGAVLTETIFAYPGVGRAIYESVGQLDFPVLQGAFVLLAAAVVVANLLTDIAYGLLDPRVRTA from the coding sequence ATGGCCCTGCTCCGGTTCACCTCGCTGCGGGTGCTGCGCGGCCTGCTCACGCTCTGGTTCGCCGTCAGCGTCACGTTCTTCCTGGTGCGGCTGCTGCCGGGCGACCCGGCGCTGGCCATCGCGAGCCCGACGATGAGCGAGGACCAGCGCCAGCAGATCCTCACCGACTTCGGTCTCGACCGGCCGCTCGCGGTGCAGTACGTGACGTATCTCGGTGAGCTGTTGCAGGGCAATCTCGGCGTGTCGTTCCGGCAGTCCGTCCCGGTCGCGGACGTGCTGCTGGAACGGCTGCCGTGGACGCTCATCCTGACCGGCAGCGCGCTGGTGGTGACGCTGCTCATCGGGCTGCCGCTGGGGGTGCTGGCGGCGACGCACCCCGGCGGCGCCCTGGACCGCGCCATCCAGATCGGCGGCGTCGTCGGGCAGTCGCTGTTCGTGCCGACGGTGGGCATCTTCCTGCTGTACACGTTCGGGCTGTGGCTCGGCTGGTTCCCGATCGGCGGCGCCATCGACGACGACGTCTACGGGCTGGAGGCGTACGCGAGCATGCTGCGGCACCTCGTGCTGCCGTGCCTTAGCCTGGTGGTGCTGCAGATCGGCGCCTACGTGCTCACGCTGCGGACGAACCTCATCGACGCGCTCGGCGAGGAGTACTGCACGGTGGCCCGAGCCAAGGGCGCGCCGGAGCGGCGGGTGGTCTGGAAGCACGCCCTGCGCAACGCGCTGCTGCCCACGACGACGCTGGTCGGGCTGCAGCTCGGCTTCCTGGTGGGCGGCGCCGTGCTGACCGAGACGATCTTCGCCTATCCCGGCGTCGGGCGGGCGATCTACGAGTCGGTCGGCCAGCTCGACTTCCCGGTGCTGCAGGGCGCGTTCGTCCTGCTGGCGGCCGCGGTCGTGGTGGCGAACCTGCTGACGGACATCGCCTACGGCCTGCTCGACCCACGGGTGCGTACGGCATGA
- a CDS encoding Lrp/AsnC family transcriptional regulator — MTDETVLDDLDRRVVAALQTHGRATWQQIARAVGTSDTTAARRAQRLFGSGLVRVVASADPLRSVLGYPVLVQVTCRVGQAPRVAAELAARPDVRFAALITGTFDLIVELIVPSQRALARVLFEEIEQVDGILSTVTETVIAQHKVANVWAHGTLAPEAIATLESERGPIEQRDPKPLDDRDRALVGLLAEDARLSFAELAVRLDMSESMVKRRLDTLTHDGRVRYTTIVRPELLGYGVEVFYWLAVDLRHLDETAKALGERPEVRYLSSTAGYSDLTCEVVLRHHDDLLTFNTRVLGELPGIRRVEIGLELITVKRAFTLVEGGAL; from the coding sequence ATGACGGACGAGACCGTGCTCGACGACCTCGACCGGCGCGTCGTCGCCGCGCTGCAGACGCACGGACGGGCGACGTGGCAGCAGATCGCCCGCGCCGTCGGCACGTCCGACACCACGGCCGCCCGCCGGGCGCAGCGACTGTTCGGCTCCGGCCTGGTCCGGGTCGTCGCGTCCGCCGACCCGCTGCGCAGCGTCCTCGGCTACCCCGTCCTCGTTCAGGTCACCTGCCGGGTCGGCCAGGCGCCGCGGGTCGCCGCCGAGCTGGCCGCCCGGCCCGACGTGCGATTCGCGGCGCTCATCACCGGGACGTTCGACCTCATCGTCGAGCTGATCGTGCCGTCGCAGCGCGCGCTGGCCCGGGTGCTGTTCGAGGAGATCGAGCAGGTCGACGGCATCCTGTCGACGGTCACCGAGACCGTCATCGCCCAGCACAAGGTGGCCAACGTGTGGGCGCACGGCACCCTGGCGCCGGAGGCCATCGCGACGCTCGAGTCCGAGCGCGGGCCGATCGAGCAGCGCGACCCCAAGCCGCTCGACGACCGCGACCGCGCCCTCGTCGGGCTGCTCGCCGAGGACGCCCGGCTGAGCTTCGCCGAGCTGGCCGTCAGGCTCGACATGAGCGAGTCGATGGTGAAGCGCCGGCTCGACACGCTGACCCACGACGGACGGGTCCGCTACACCACGATCGTGCGGCCCGAGCTGCTCGGCTACGGCGTCGAGGTGTTCTACTGGCTCGCCGTCGACCTGCGCCACCTCGACGAGACCGCCAAGGCGCTGGGCGAGCGGCCGGAGGTGCGCTACCTCTCCTCCACGGCCGGCTACAGCGACCTGACCTGCGAAGTCGTCCTCAGGCACCACGACGACCTGTTGACGTTCAACACCCGCGTGCTCGGCGAGCTGCCCGGCATCCGCCGGGTCGAGATCGGCCTCGAGCTGATCACCGTCAAGCGCGCCTTCACCCTCGTGGAAGGGGGCGCCCTGTGA
- a CDS encoding helix-turn-helix domain-containing protein: protein MLTMPASPSSSAQAARKRLADKLRELRVERGISGVEFSRQAGWSGSSMVSLVEKGRRTISPDHVRLWCRICEASPRRTEELLAEQAAVAGTWVTYQQLNRGGLRKAQESVRDLYEGLSLYRSYQTKVIPGLLQTEAYTTAALTMIRREQGVEVDDVADAVAERMDRQNVLRRPDARWVFVFEEAVLRYRPFAAEVHAAQLRHLLAVMRRPTVSVGVIPMDADRRNMSPDESFNITDTRLVSVELVSGFLSVTDPAEVAMYSAAWERLFALAVHGDRAASLIRAAQASLS, encoded by the coding sequence ATGCTCACGATGCCCGCCTCGCCGTCGTCGTCTGCGCAGGCCGCCAGGAAGCGGCTTGCCGACAAGCTGCGCGAGCTACGGGTCGAGCGGGGCATCTCCGGCGTCGAGTTCTCCCGGCAGGCCGGTTGGTCCGGCTCGTCGATGGTGTCGCTGGTCGAGAAGGGTCGGCGGACGATCAGCCCCGACCACGTCAGGCTGTGGTGTCGCATCTGTGAAGCGTCACCGCGGCGGACGGAAGAACTACTGGCCGAGCAAGCCGCCGTCGCAGGTACGTGGGTGACCTACCAGCAGCTCAACCGCGGCGGGCTACGCAAGGCGCAGGAGTCGGTGCGCGACCTGTACGAAGGGCTGTCGCTGTACCGGTCGTACCAGACCAAGGTCATCCCCGGCCTGCTCCAGACCGAGGCGTACACGACGGCGGCGCTGACGATGATCCGCAGGGAGCAGGGCGTCGAGGTCGATGACGTCGCTGATGCGGTAGCGGAGCGGATGGACCGGCAGAACGTGTTGCGCCGGCCGGACGCGCGGTGGGTGTTCGTGTTCGAGGAGGCGGTGCTGCGATACCGGCCGTTCGCGGCTGAGGTCCATGCCGCGCAGCTCCGGCACCTGCTCGCGGTAATGCGCCGTCCGACCGTCTCGGTCGGAGTGATTCCGATGGACGCCGACCGGCGCAACATGTCCCCTGACGAAAGCTTCAACATCACCGACACCCGGCTGGTGTCGGTGGAACTGGTCTCGGGGTTCTTGTCGGTGACCGACCCGGCCGAGGTCGCCATGTACAGCGCCGCGTGGGAGCGGCTGTTCGCACTGGCCGTCCACGGCGACCGGGCCGCGTCGCTGATCCGCGCTGCGCAGGCGAGTCTCAGCTAG
- a CDS encoding ABC transporter permease has translation MSGLSEELTTAAAEPTPASRTWRAFRRNPLGLVAAGLLALLVLVALAAPLIADYPRGYGEDMLVGPSAEHWFGTDHLGRDIFAQVIWGTRTSMAVGLGASALAIVLGVAVGVGGAYFKRLDGVLGLFVDVMLSLPVLPLMILVAALAGPSVTTLVVVIALFSWPEVARVVRSQALPIVTLSYVDAAHVMGAPNRWVLLRHVLPAVSPVIAVSVVVTASRAVLSEAGLAFLGLGDPSSWSWGTILYNAQRSGALSSSWWTAFFPSLAILLLVVAATLVALAYNDARNPRTRQDGAR, from the coding sequence ATGAGCGGCCTGAGCGAAGAGCTGACGACGGCCGCGGCGGAGCCGACGCCGGCCAGCCGCACGTGGCGGGCGTTCCGGCGCAACCCGCTCGGCCTGGTCGCGGCCGGACTGCTGGCCCTGCTGGTGCTGGTCGCGCTGGCCGCCCCGCTGATCGCCGACTACCCGCGCGGCTACGGCGAGGACATGCTCGTCGGGCCGTCGGCGGAACACTGGTTCGGCACCGACCATCTCGGCCGCGACATCTTCGCCCAGGTCATCTGGGGGACGCGGACGAGCATGGCGGTCGGCCTCGGCGCCTCGGCGCTGGCCATCGTGCTCGGCGTGGCGGTCGGTGTCGGCGGCGCGTACTTCAAGCGCCTGGACGGCGTGCTCGGCCTGTTCGTCGACGTCATGCTGTCGCTGCCGGTGCTGCCGCTGATGATCCTGGTGGCGGCGCTGGCCGGGCCGAGCGTCACGACGCTGGTCGTGGTCATCGCGCTGTTCTCCTGGCCCGAGGTGGCCCGCGTGGTCCGCTCGCAGGCGCTGCCGATCGTGACGCTGTCCTACGTCGACGCCGCGCACGTCATGGGGGCGCCGAACCGCTGGGTGCTGCTGCGGCACGTGCTGCCGGCGGTGTCGCCGGTCATCGCGGTGTCGGTGGTGGTGACGGCGTCGCGTGCGGTGCTGAGCGAGGCAGGCCTCGCGTTCCTCGGTCTGGGCGACCCGTCCAGCTGGTCGTGGGGGACGATCCTCTACAACGCCCAGCGCTCCGGCGCGCTCAGCTCCTCCTGGTGGACGGCGTTCTTCCCGTCGCTGGCCATCCTGCTGCTGGTCGTCGCGGCCACCCTCGTCGCGCTGGCCTACAACGACGCCCGCAACCCGCGGACCCGACAGGACGGAGCCCGATGA
- a CDS encoding dipeptidase: MLEPAQRYDGYRSYSYLREGVDYKAFDLAPDLGRVPEYGGLELSDAQRERVTGLLADSVVVSTHEHPTMFPEDITETIDYNRHGRHRTGYEGLARSGLTAVIDNFMDGTACVTSHAGWKWTDIIADLGMRFSDLAHQDFVIKAETLADIRLAHETGRIALIAGLEASTPIENELDRLDILYGFGVRQLGIAYSEANTLGSGLKERRDGGLTAFGRKAVERMNKLGIVVDVSHSGDVTSLEVIEHSTKPIIITHAGARAVWPTNRMKPDDVIRACAERGGVIGLEAAPHTTLSPQHPRHSLESVMDHFVYCVDLVGIEHVGFGPDTLFGDHVGLHKLFSGHLSLGEAHGSVEYDEVEYVDGLENPAECFWNIVGWLVQHDYSDDEIRAVIGGNAMRVIEEVWER, translated from the coding sequence GTGCTCGAACCGGCTCAGCGATACGACGGGTACCGCTCGTACAGCTACTTGCGTGAAGGCGTCGACTACAAGGCGTTCGACCTGGCGCCCGACCTCGGCCGGGTGCCGGAGTACGGCGGGCTGGAGCTGTCCGACGCCCAGCGGGAGCGGGTGACCGGGCTGCTGGCCGACAGCGTGGTCGTCTCCACCCACGAGCACCCGACGATGTTCCCCGAGGACATCACCGAGACCATCGACTACAACCGGCATGGCCGCCACCGCACCGGGTACGAGGGCCTGGCGCGGTCCGGCCTCACCGCGGTCATCGACAACTTCATGGACGGCACGGCCTGCGTCACCAGCCACGCCGGCTGGAAGTGGACCGACATCATCGCCGACCTCGGCATGCGCTTCTCCGACCTCGCGCACCAGGACTTCGTCATCAAGGCCGAGACGCTGGCCGACATCCGGCTGGCGCACGAGACCGGCCGCATCGCGCTGATCGCCGGGCTGGAGGCGTCCACCCCGATCGAGAACGAGCTGGACCGCCTCGACATCCTCTACGGCTTCGGCGTCCGGCAGCTCGGCATCGCCTACAGCGAGGCCAACACGCTCGGCAGCGGGCTGAAGGAGCGCCGCGACGGCGGGCTCACCGCGTTCGGGCGCAAGGCCGTGGAGCGCATGAACAAGCTCGGCATCGTCGTCGACGTGTCGCACTCCGGCGACGTCACCTCGCTGGAGGTGATCGAGCACTCGACCAAGCCGATCATCATCACCCACGCCGGTGCCCGCGCCGTCTGGCCGACCAACCGGATGAAGCCCGACGATGTCATCCGGGCCTGCGCGGAGCGGGGCGGGGTCATCGGGCTGGAGGCGGCGCCGCACACGACGCTGTCGCCGCAGCACCCGCGCCACAGCCTCGAGTCGGTGATGGACCACTTCGTGTACTGCGTCGACCTGGTCGGCATCGAGCACGTCGGGTTCGGGCCGGACACGCTGTTCGGCGACCACGTGGGGCTGCACAAGCTGTTCTCCGGTCACCTCTCGCTCGGCGAGGCCCACGGGTCGGTCGAGTACGACGAGGTCGAGTACGTCGACGGCCTGGAGAACCCGGCCGAGTGCTTCTGGAACATCGTCGGCTGGCTGGTCCAGCACGACTACTCCGACGACGAGATCCGTGCCGTCATCGGCGGCAACGCCATGCGTGTCATCGAGGAGGTCTGGGAGAGATGA
- a CDS encoding alpha/beta fold hydrolase — protein sequence MIVEINGNPLDVELLGGDDPGKPLLIAHHGAPGLGSRREPSAAFGHLSDLFRVLVFDARGSGKSGDVPPFTHEQWAADIDALREWAGAETLVMAGGSYGGFLAMEYTIAHPHRVLALVLRDTAPDHTHEEAATANARASSRIQVDEDKLDRIMAGQIRDNDDFRDCWASILPLYDHEYDPASIQARVDSVDYHYATHNFAFAVNQHHYDVKPGLPSVSCPTLVTVGRSDWITPVECSETIAALIPDAQLVVFEKSGHSPPMEEPERFQQVVRDFLVTRVLDA from the coding sequence ATGATCGTGGAGATCAACGGCAACCCGCTCGACGTCGAGCTGCTCGGCGGCGACGACCCGGGCAAGCCGCTGCTCATCGCCCATCACGGCGCGCCCGGCCTCGGATCGCGCCGGGAGCCCTCGGCGGCGTTCGGCCACCTCTCCGACCTGTTCCGCGTGCTGGTGTTCGACGCGCGGGGCAGCGGCAAGAGCGGCGACGTCCCGCCGTTCACGCACGAGCAGTGGGCCGCCGACATCGACGCGCTGCGGGAGTGGGCGGGCGCGGAGACGCTGGTCATGGCCGGCGGGTCGTACGGCGGCTTCCTCGCGATGGAGTACACGATCGCCCACCCGCACCGCGTGCTGGCGCTGGTGCTGCGCGACACCGCGCCGGACCACACGCACGAGGAGGCGGCGACGGCCAACGCCCGCGCGTCGTCGCGCATCCAGGTCGACGAGGACAAGCTCGACCGCATCATGGCGGGCCAGATCCGCGACAACGACGACTTCCGCGACTGCTGGGCGTCGATCCTGCCGCTCTACGACCACGAGTACGACCCGGCGTCCATCCAGGCCCGCGTCGACTCCGTCGACTACCACTACGCCACGCACAACTTCGCGTTCGCGGTGAACCAGCACCACTACGACGTCAAGCCGGGGCTGCCGTCGGTGAGCTGCCCGACGCTCGTGACGGTGGGCCGCAGCGACTGGATCACGCCGGTGGAGTGCAGCGAGACCATCGCCGCCCTGATCCCCGACGCGCAGCTGGTGGTGTTCGAGAAGTCCGGCCACTCCCCGCCGATGGAGGAGCCGGAGCGGTTCCAGCAGGTGGTCAGGGACTTCCTGGTGACGCGGGTGCTCGACGCCTAG
- a CDS encoding M24 family metallopeptidase, giving the protein MTFSQRLPAAFYRDVHARLRARLETAGLDAVVVDDWHDVAYLTGFFHHPNERPAVVWAGRDRVVLLVPELEREHALAQGSAVDELVAFEEFPGVDSPFAALAKAVPPRGVWGHSPALSTGRLAQLETVFADVSWQMSSLVDELRLVKQPEEVELHRQAGRLGDVMLAAGVDLIAAAVASGELPTEAELADHVVRAGARWMYETHSDVVVVPMLTGGLVYGGANSAYPHGLPSSYRLRAGDTFILSLGGAVGGRYAESERTFFLGEPTEQQTAYFAADHRAQEVGTQALRPGARCQDVNRACLDVIRDAGYGEYLRHRQGHGIGLDFHEPPWLSDGDDTELAPGMVVSSEPGIYVPGHAGYRISDTVLVTEQGPERLTAYPRDLDDVVIDLP; this is encoded by the coding sequence ATGACCTTCTCCCAGCGGCTGCCCGCCGCGTTCTACCGCGACGTCCACGCCCGGCTGCGGGCGCGCCTGGAGACCGCCGGGCTGGACGCCGTCGTCGTCGACGACTGGCACGACGTCGCCTACCTGACCGGCTTCTTCCACCACCCGAACGAGCGGCCGGCCGTGGTCTGGGCCGGCCGCGACCGCGTCGTCCTGCTGGTACCGGAGCTGGAGCGCGAGCACGCGCTGGCGCAGGGCTCGGCCGTCGACGAGCTGGTGGCGTTCGAGGAGTTCCCCGGTGTCGACAGCCCGTTCGCCGCGCTGGCGAAGGCGGTGCCGCCGCGCGGTGTGTGGGGGCACTCGCCGGCGCTGTCGACCGGCCGGCTGGCTCAGCTGGAGACGGTGTTCGCGGACGTGAGCTGGCAGATGTCGTCGCTGGTCGACGAGTTGCGGCTGGTGAAGCAGCCGGAGGAGGTCGAGCTGCATCGGCAGGCCGGCCGGCTCGGCGACGTCATGCTGGCGGCCGGCGTGGACCTGATCGCGGCCGCCGTCGCCAGCGGTGAGCTGCCGACCGAGGCCGAGCTGGCCGACCACGTCGTCCGGGCCGGCGCCCGGTGGATGTACGAGACGCACTCCGACGTCGTCGTGGTGCCGATGCTGACCGGCGGGCTCGTCTACGGCGGCGCCAACTCCGCCTACCCGCACGGGCTGCCGTCGTCGTACCGGTTGCGCGCGGGTGACACGTTCATCCTGTCGCTGGGCGGCGCCGTCGGCGGCCGGTACGCCGAGAGCGAGCGGACGTTCTTCCTCGGCGAGCCGACCGAGCAGCAGACCGCCTACTTCGCCGCCGATCACCGGGCGCAGGAGGTCGGCACGCAGGCGCTGCGGCCCGGCGCCCGCTGCCAGGACGTCAACCGGGCCTGCCTCGACGTCATCCGCGACGCCGGCTACGGCGAATATCTGCGGCACCGTCAGGGGCACGGGATCGGCCTGGACTTCCACGAGCCGCCGTGGCTGTCCGACGGCGACGACACCGAGCTGGCGCCCGGCATGGTCGTCTCCAGCGAGCCCGGCATCTACGTGCCCGGTCACGCCGGCTACCGCATCTCCGACACCGTGCTGGTCACCGAGCAGGGGCCGGAGCGGCTGACCGCCTACCCGCGCGACCTCGACGACGTCGTCATCGATCTCCCCTAG
- a CDS encoding DUF6879 family protein codes for MDFIGLDPGSPQDECPAVYVDPVTGDFYQQGRVVTDPEVLASISKHGAIAADEAVVWQPARMASILGEAVYGNYEPERQGPGELTFERFLATAQRSAIHVEMREGYGDDDPAFQRWRETGSTEYDWSVWAKLIGSAVERGVTVRRVRVVSEPVTDYIRWEHAISDGNIDAGEELRWLPRRQAYDLLLPGADLWMIDHRLVRYNFNAGDGHSLRQYEYVSDPRKVAQVVASVEMIWDRAIPHAAYSPS; via the coding sequence GTGGACTTCATCGGCTTGGACCCCGGCTCGCCCCAGGACGAGTGTCCGGCCGTCTACGTGGACCCGGTGACGGGCGACTTCTACCAGCAGGGCCGTGTGGTGACGGACCCGGAGGTGCTGGCCTCGATCTCCAAGCACGGCGCGATCGCCGCCGACGAGGCGGTGGTGTGGCAGCCGGCGCGCATGGCCTCGATCCTCGGCGAGGCCGTCTACGGGAACTACGAACCGGAGCGGCAGGGGCCTGGCGAGCTGACGTTCGAGCGCTTCCTGGCCACCGCGCAGCGCTCGGCGATCCATGTCGAGATGCGCGAGGGCTACGGAGATGACGACCCGGCGTTTCAGCGCTGGCGGGAGACCGGCAGCACCGAGTACGACTGGAGCGTCTGGGCCAAGCTGATCGGGTCAGCGGTCGAGCGCGGCGTGACGGTCCGGCGCGTCCGTGTCGTGTCCGAGCCGGTCACGGACTACATCCGCTGGGAGCATGCGATCAGCGACGGCAACATCGATGCCGGCGAAGAGCTGCGCTGGCTCCCCCGGCGCCAGGCCTACGACCTCCTGCTTCCCGGTGCCGACCTGTGGATGATCGACCACCGGCTCGTTCGCTACAACTTCAACGCCGGAGACGGCCACAGCCTGCGCCAGTACGAGTACGTCAGCGACCCACGCAAGGTCGCCCAGGTAGTGGCCTCGGTCGAGATGATCTGGGACCGCGCCATCCCGCACGCGGCCTACAGCCCTAGCTGA
- a CDS encoding ABC transporter substrate-binding protein — translation MSTTRALGRRVALGAALALTLAACVPSEPDGGSDDASDDASDAGGGGGELSIGTTADVVNFNPLVGNSRTDTWVTNLMYPAMMTLDDEGAKVPALATEWGYGDDGLTAWIELRDDMEWSDGEPLTAEDVIFTIDAIKAEQLGTVAGMIGAYESATAASDTRIEFTLSRPDGAFLNSIGFWMPIVPEHVFGQAPAVGDFANDSDWVSAGPFVLTQVERGQRYVLEAVDSYPLADGGRAALDRVVFRVYPDVNTEVLALRSGEIDLIGNALPPSVARDVSGDDELQTFSVPSLGWAHMQYNMRRPPLDQVEVRQALAHAVDYEAIRQVVLGGNAVSSNSSVLTPTFSQWVDDTAEEYAYDPDLSRDLLAQAGVEGLELEMIYDAGDPNISSWAELVRDQAAEAGITITLSGLERNTYLARTNERDFDIYAGSWAIIDEPQSNFNLLFAPEGFINYAGVNDPEIDRLLVESSSALTVEDARGPLQELARIVTDQVYDNVMYVEQFTFAASNEWTGFQPKPSELLSVVNPQSLASVRAAD, via the coding sequence ATGAGCACAACGCGCGCTCTGGGCCGGCGCGTCGCGCTGGGCGCGGCGCTGGCCCTCACTCTGGCGGCCTGCGTGCCGTCCGAGCCCGACGGCGGGTCGGACGACGCGTCCGACGACGCGAGCGATGCCGGCGGAGGCGGTGGCGAGCTGTCCATCGGCACCACCGCGGACGTCGTCAACTTCAACCCGCTGGTCGGCAACAGCCGCACCGACACGTGGGTCACGAACCTCATGTACCCGGCGATGATGACCCTCGACGACGAGGGTGCCAAGGTGCCGGCGCTGGCGACGGAGTGGGGCTACGGCGACGACGGCCTGACCGCGTGGATCGAGCTCCGCGACGACATGGAGTGGTCCGACGGCGAGCCGCTCACTGCCGAGGACGTCATCTTCACGATCGACGCGATCAAGGCCGAGCAGCTGGGTACCGTCGCCGGCATGATCGGCGCGTACGAGTCCGCCACGGCCGCGTCGGACACCCGCATCGAGTTCACCCTGAGCCGGCCGGACGGCGCGTTCCTCAACAGCATCGGGTTCTGGATGCCGATCGTCCCGGAGCACGTCTTCGGGCAGGCGCCGGCGGTGGGCGACTTCGCCAACGACTCCGACTGGGTGTCGGCCGGCCCGTTCGTCCTCACCCAGGTCGAGCGCGGCCAGCGCTACGTGCTGGAGGCCGTCGACAGCTACCCGCTGGCCGACGGCGGCCGGGCCGCGCTCGACCGCGTCGTGTTCCGCGTCTACCCCGACGTGAACACCGAGGTCCTGGCGCTGCGCTCGGGCGAGATCGACCTCATCGGCAACGCGCTGCCGCCGTCGGTGGCCCGCGACGTCTCCGGCGACGACGAGCTGCAGACGTTCAGCGTCCCGTCGCTGGGCTGGGCGCACATGCAGTACAACATGCGCCGTCCGCCGCTGGACCAGGTGGAGGTTCGCCAGGCGCTCGCGCACGCCGTCGACTACGAGGCGATCCGCCAGGTGGTGCTGGGCGGCAACGCGGTGTCGTCCAACTCCAGTGTCCTGACGCCGACGTTCAGTCAGTGGGTCGACGACACGGCCGAGGAGTACGCCTACGACCCGGACCTGTCCCGCGACCTGCTGGCCCAGGCCGGCGTCGAGGGCCTCGAGCTGGAGATGATCTACGACGCCGGTGACCCGAACATCTCGTCGTGGGCGGAGCTGGTGCGCGACCAGGCGGCCGAGGCCGGCATCACGATCACGCTGTCCGGGCTGGAGCGCAACACCTACCTGGCCCGCACCAACGAGCGCGACTTCGACATCTACGCGGGGTCGTGGGCGATCATCGACGAGCCGCAGTCCAACTTCAACCTGCTGTTCGCGCCGGAGGGCTTCATCAACTACGCCGGCGTGAACGACCCGGAGATCGACCGGCTGCTGGTGGAGTCGTCGTCGGCGCTGACGGTCGAGGACGCGCGCGGCCCGCTGCAGGAGCTGGCCCGCATCGTCACCGACCAGGTCTACGACAACGTGATGTACGTCGAGCAGTTCACCTTCGCGGCGTCGAACGAGTGGACCGGCTTCCAGCCCAAGCCCAGCGAGCTGCTCTCGGTGGTCAACCCGCAGTCGCTGGCGTCGGTGCGGGCGGCGGACTAG